The nucleotide window TTCAGCCCGGTTAGCCATGCCTTCATGGGGAAAGCTGTGGGCTGCGTCGCGGAAACTCTTCAGCGGCTGCCCAAGCCCCATAAGCCCCCGTTCCCGGCAGCGGCGGACCCGTTCGAAATCCACCTCCAGAAGCATAATCTCTTCGCAGCCCTTGGCCCGGTGGATGACTTCCCCGTCGGGCCCGACCAGGATTGACTGGCCCAGAGCCTGCTCACCCACATTATTCACATCCACCATGTAGCATTGCTGCTGGGCGGCGGTTGCCCGCACCATGGCCGTTTCCACGTCCCGGTCCATGCTGTCGGTCAGGGTCGGGTGAAGGAGCACCTCAGCCCCTTCTGTCACCATGGCGCGGGACAATTCCGGGAACCACATGTCATAACAGATATACAGCCCGAAACGTCCCTGACCGGGCACATCAAACACACAGATGTCCTGACCTTCTGCCACGCCTTTTTCATAAGGGTAAAAAGGATACATCTTGCTGTACCTGGCGATAACCTCGCCCGCCGGATTAATCACCGGTGTCGTGTTGAACACTTCCCCGTCCCGGTCCTCGTAAATGGATCCCGGTATAAACCAGATATCCAGTTCCCTGGCCAGCGAACAAAGCCTTTGTTCCACATCCGCGAGACGGGGTTTCGCCGCCTTTGCCCCCGGTCCGCACAGGGCAAGTTCGCTCAGCACAACCATCTGGACGAAAGGATAACGCGCAAGGGTGCCCCGCACCTTTTTTGTCACCAGATCCAGATTATCGCTGGACGGCAGGTTCAGTTGAAGTGCTGCAATGGTAAATAATGACATTATCCCTTTTCCTCTGTTGCAAGTTTATCCAGCCGATCCATTTTTATAGACGGAATTAGGGCAGACAAAGCGCATACGATCAGGCCAACGGC belongs to Emcibacter sp. and includes:
- a CDS encoding carbon-nitrogen hydrolase family protein, producing MSLFTIAALQLNLPSSDNLDLVTKKVRGTLARYPFVQMVVLSELALCGPGAKAAKPRLADVEQRLCSLARELDIWFIPGSIYEDRDGEVFNTTPVINPAGEVIARYSKMYPFYPYEKGVAEGQDICVFDVPGQGRFGLYICYDMWFPELSRAMVTEGAEVLLHPTLTDSMDRDVETAMVRATAAQQQCYMVDVNNVGEQALGQSILVGPDGEVIHRAKGCEEIMLLEVDFERVRRCRERGLMGLGQPLKSFRDAAHSFPHEGMANRAEFLDNLGPLTVPDREKQS